GTGTGCTGAAGCGCAGACGCCCGTGTTGTGCTGCGCTGCACAGTCAGTATCAGGGCTTTCTCGAGAGCCTGGCTGGAGCAGAGTCTCACCCGAGAGGAGCGTCTGGTGACCCAGTGCTGGCCGAACACGATCCATGGAGGCTCTGGTCGCTCAGCTGTTCTCAGGCTTGAGGAGCCTCCTGCCCCCGTCCTGTGCCCAGACATCAGCCCTGCACAGCCACACTCCTGAGTCCTGAATCACAACCTCACTCTTCAGAGTCTTTCTTAGGGGTCACTCTCACTAGTTCACTGCTTTATTAAAGGTCCTGGAGTACTGGTATATCTATATAGAAGCAATGATACTCGGATTTAAAATACTGATACACAGTTGatgttattttgtcttgttttatttgttttcagttagCAGAACTGTTTTCCTGCTCACCACACgttccttcacacacacatctgagtTATTTCACAATTAACAAATTGCAGTTGTAGCCTTGTTTGTGCAGTTACATTCATTTCAAtagttaaacatttatattgatCACGTTCTACCGTAAAGTTAATAGAAATCATACACTGTCAGAATAAAAAGGTtgcattttattgaaaatgaaaacgaaCCCTGGTTCAGTGACTGTAGTTCATCGTCTTTGTAGGTTTCCATGGTTACCTCTACAGTAAACCTGGGCATATTCTTGAACAGTGCTGATTGGTTGTTCATGTGATCACACGCTGTTTAAGAATCTGCTCAGAATGTGAATCTTATGGCAAAATGAAGGTTTAAACGGTTTCAGTACTGAATGGTATCATGGTCAGGACACCACCTGTAGAGGTAACCATGGAAACCTACAAACACCATGAACTacagtcacgtgaccaaaacgTGAATGTCCTCTGTCTCAACTAGACTTTATGTGTATTATAGTGGGCAGACTAATTCTTATAAGTTCATTGCATGTTTTCCTCTGaatatgtgaatattttaaagGTGTGTATCTGTATATCAGTACCTGCCTTGCGCTGCGGCCCATCTCTGTGGAGAGCGTGGCGTCAGCTAACTCCTCGCTGCGTGTTTCAggcttcattgtttttgttgtgtcaCTGCTGTATGAAgaaagatgtgtgtttgtgtgtaacgTGATTTATCAggagtgtttgttttgtgaaatatcCTCATAAgacactaatataaaatatgttttgatatattaacaTGTTTATTATGAGGCCAtaagaaaagtgttttgtgtgcaatgcatttaaacatcAAAGGACATTTGGTTTATTGTTATTCATAAACCAGAGGACCACGGTGTGACTATGATCACGTTCACAGCAGAATACAGCCTTAATATGATTCGGTTCACACTCAGCTCAGTACTTTATGGGTGAGACGACCTCATTCTGTAACGGGCCACAGTCTGTTCTGACAGCAACCTCTTGACTGATTCTGTAATCAAGAGTTCAGGCCTGGCTGAGGCTGTCCAGCACTTACTGACCACAAAGTGCATGTCCTCTGGTCCGAAATCCAAGCACTGCTTGTAAAAAGATCTGTGGAAACTACCACTAGTTAACTTTCAGCCACTACTTCCCCTTCTAAAGAAAGACGGTGTGCTCGGGTCTGTTCTAGATCCCTGCACAGATCTGCCCCGAGGACTGGTTTCTTGAGGTTCTCGTTCGAGGCAGTGGTCTATCAGTATGTGGTTCTCCAGTCTGGACGTCTCTGGTCCTGTTATGAAGTTCTGAAATTGACTAGCATTTCAGAGGTGAGAAGACACAAAGTTTGGACCCGACCTCACGTGTGTGCAGGTATATGTGGCAGCTATTGATCTTCTTAAATATGCCTGCATGTGATtgcatttgaattgaattatcATCATAGTTAAAGATCACGTGGGAGAGGGAGATCGTACTAATAATCTCCACTAGATGTCTCTGGAGCACTGTGTGTCTCTTACGAGGAACACTACAGAGGGAGCctaaaaacagctgaaaactaaAACTAGCAAATATTAATAGCAAACCTCTTCATATACATAGAGGAGAACATCTTGTAGTTCAGGGTCTGTGTCTCAAACGTTTGTCTGTCTGGAAGAAATTAAAGttgttttgaaaatacattgtatgaataaataatgttaattcatgctAAGTGCAAAAACTGATTTGAACAGTAATTTACTGCAGTTTAGAATAAAATATGCACTCGACCTGTAAAACTGATTTCTTTGCCTTCATGTCCCGAGCAGgttttggagtgtgtgtgtgtgtgtgtgtgtgtgtgtgtgtgtgtgtgtgtgtgtgtgaggacaaTGGCTGATCTCAGCAGCTGTGAGTGTTTACTGTGGGCTCGTGTGGAGCTCTGGCGTCAGGCTGGGTACAGACAGAGCCAGAGGAATCTCATATCAGAGCAACAGAGGCAGGTCGCTCTGCCCGGGAACACacggcctgtgtgtgtgtgtgtgtgtgtgtgtgtgtgtgtgtgtgtgtgtgtgtgtgtgtgtgtgctcgcgcGTTTCCAAAGGACAACACTGGACTCTATTCaccatcatatatatatatatatatatatatatatatatatatatatatatatatatatatatatatatatatatatatatatatatgtgtgtgtaaattaggCAGGATCTAATTAATTATGTACAAATTTTACAgccatttaaaacacattaatataaacACTGGATGAAATCTGGTTCAAAattctgattttgttttaacCTCTCCATCAATCAGAAAACATcaacagacaaaataaaaggaaatgtaGTATAAGTCTTTAGTTTGTAGGGAggaagacacacacagaaaaactgtaaaatatttctttttgatgttttctgAGAGCACAACACTGACTGATGCGTGAAAAGCAGTGCTGATGTCTGTAGTAGCGTCTCCTCTTCTGATAAATGACTGTTTTGCTCAGGTTTTCTGGGACAGTCTCATTCCCTCTCAGGGAACCATGGTTACAGCTGTAAGAGACCTTCCCTATCAAGGGCACTCGTGCTGTGTGAATGACAGCGCCCTCTTTGCCGTGCTGACGAAGGATTTGATCTTGTGTGTACTCACATCTACTCCAGGACTCTGATCTGAGCAGATGCACACACTTTCTTGTTTGAGATCTGCAGGTGTTTGAAAATACAGCTCACTTTCCTACATTAAGGAATTCGGATGATGACCGCCATCTTTTACCTGTTAATAACATGAATTAGGAGTCGTTTACAAGACAGAGAGGTGAAACCATTCATTTACGAGCAAGTCCAACATCATTTGTGATTCATAGACTGATGATCGCAAGATCAATTTTAGCATGGTTTCTGTGCACCACAGTATACGTGAGGCTTCGAGTCTAACCTGTAGAGTGAAAGTGAGCAGACAGATCCAGTCTGAGAGTGAGATTACTCCCCTGAACGActacactgaaaacaaaaatgttatttcaactTCAAACAACTTCCCCGttgccttatttttttttgttgcgtcaactaaaatattttagtttatttaaaaaaaaaatatgatcatcTCCCAGCAACAAGTCTCATATTTCTGTTAGTGAATGATGCTCAGAAAAGGTCATGTAGTGTATTCCAACATGAAGTGTCTTGTATAGTCACTAATACATGCAGCACTTGCTCGAGAAAGATTTGTCCTTTTGTTTCTAGACCACAGAATCAACAGTGTTAccaaaaaagtgtgtttttggtaGTGAGGGAAAGATATCCTTTGTCTAGCGTTAAGAGGACAGTGGAtgcagcttgtgtgtgtgtgtgctgtgtgtgtgtgtgtgtgtgtgtgtgtgtgtgtgtgtctgtctgtctgtctgtctgtctggctgtctctgtctgtgtgtgtgtgtgtgtgtgtgtgtgtgtgtgtgtgtgtgtgtgtgtgtgtgtgtgtgtgtgtgtgtgtgtgtgtgtgtgtgtgtgtgtgtgttctagcCTCTTCAGCGatgaatgttaataaaaaataaaagtcaataaGTTTCTGATCTGTTTTATGTCAATGTCACAGCTTCCCATCACTACATAAAAGCTGTGCATGCTCATAACTTTACCTCCTGGAGCTCACTGCTTTCAGACAGAAGAGGGACAGCTTTATCTCTCTTTTATAAATctgataaaactaaaaactctTCAGAGATATGAAAGACTAGAATTTAAGGTCATTTCAGGTTCTCCAAGGAACAAGTGGAGTTGTGTGCTGCACAATATAAAGCCATTTAAcgtttaaattgttaaaagctGTCTCAATAAGTAATTTCTTACCTGCGGGATGTCATTACCACCCTTGTTCCTTGTGACATGAATCTACAACAGACCACACTCTCAAACAGTGTTCTGGCCTGTCTTTGGACATTGGCCAATCAGGAGTCACGTGGAGGTGTGGCATCTAAAGCCATGCTTTCCAAGCATCTCCGTGAGTTTTGTTCACTTCCTGGCCCAGAGGCCAAAGGCTGCAGGTATCACAGCAGGCTTCTTCAACACAGTATGAGCAGCGGATGGGTGTCCCATTCCTATAATGAGACCCCATTGTGATAATCCCCTGGCCTACTTGAATAGGAAACAGCTCCATTCAGTCATTTAACCGGGTTCTGTGTCAGCGGCGCTTTTGTCACGTCAGCGTGGGTAACCCTGGGAGTTGGCATGATGCTAGAGCACTTCACCTGACAGAGGTCGGACGTGTTCTTGAAGCAGATCCTCATTCTCTTGTTTCACAGGGAATCCATATTACTGGAGATCCAGCCTCATGAGTCCACCAAAAACAGAggaataaaatctaataaagacaaaacaccATTATTTTTCATAGAGTGAAAAGCCTGATTCTGTTTATcttcctgtttttatttataccaACTGGTTGTTGTGTTGAAGATGCAGCCTAAATTGTTAACAGTGTACTAACCACAagcagggaaaattggacacaaTTAGGACCACATAAAATTggcatacatgttttttttaaaccatatttatttcagatgcTGCTGAATACACTATGTATGAATCAGTGTATGAATCAGAAAgaccaaataaacaaacaacaccTATAAAAATAATACGAATGAAAGAACAAGAAAGGGAATACAGTAAAGTTGTATTCAGCATTAAACATGATGTATAagataaatttaaaaagtcCATGCAAGAGTATTTGTAAACTACATCTTTGTGGTCTGGCCAGTCGTCACCAGAATGTCACAGTGACGAAGTCGAACACATTTTCTAACCAGCATGCACTGCTTCACGCCAGCGCCTCTTGATtggctggatcaggtgtgtttgattagggttggagcttaAAATCAGAGGCGTCCAGTCCTGCTCCTGGCCATCGGCCGTCCTGCggagttcagctccaactcgAATCAAACTGCCCTTATTTTTCAAGCAACCCTGAAGACTTTAATGAGTTGCTACGGGTGTGTTTGCTTCGAGCTGGAGCTGAACTTAGCAGGACAGGTCCACATTCTAGATATGACAGAGCAACCAACAGGTACTGAAGATCTCTGACTCTCTGAAGAGATTATATTGTCAGCAGAAACACTGTCTGCAATGTAAAGAACCTCTCTGAGACTTCTCAATGGTGTCAGCTGAGCTTTGCATACCACGGTCCAGGTTCCCATTCTGGAACCTCAGCCTCAAGGAATCTCCCACAGAGAGCCGTTGAAGAAGGACACTAGATCTGAGACATGACTCAATAATAGACAGACCCCATCCCAAGAGCAGCTTTCCTCGAGCCCACACGAGGATCTGAAAGAACCTTCTTTCACAAGACTAAGCGCCTCTTTTTCCCAACGCCTCTAGAAAGGTCTATTTTACATTGTGGTGATGAAACCCTGGAGTTTAGTGAATGCCAATGGCCCTTGAAGCCACTGAGGAGAAACGGGCGCTGTATGCTAGCAAGCAACACCAGGGGAGGAAAACACAATCTAAACTGCTGTTTGCTACCAATCCGTCTTTTGCACACTTTTTCCACTTTAACTGATGGATATTTTCAACATAGAGTACTTTCTGAAGGCACAGAAACGTCTGCAGTTTGTTCTGGATGCACTTTGAATGTCCTGGTCATCAAGTCCCCCTCGGTGATGTTCTGGCCGTTGTCTCAGACTGATTTCAGGATGCAGTCACACAGAAGCATTCCCAGTGTTTGATAGGAAACCCCTGTTTGATACTGAACACAGCTCCTAGAAGCACCTCCTAATGAGTTTGAAAGCACTACCTTGTGGAAAGTCCAAGACATCACCTCCTCTACCAGTAACTTTACTTTTCAACGCCGGCTGGACCTCAAAGTTTCCTTATATATTCACAGCACTTTAATTTCACCATATTTTATGTTACAACCTTATTCCAAAATTGATAAAATTCACAATTTTCCTTACAAACAATACCACATAATGACACGGTGAAAGAAGTTTGCTTGgaatctgaaaaataattaaaaatgaaaaatgaaaagaaaacacatgtaTTCATAGCCTTTGCTCAATACTTCTGGCAGCAGTTACAGCCGTAAGTATTTTGGGGTGTGATGCGACATACATTGCACATCAGCATTTATCAAATATCTTCTGAAGCTCTGTCAGATTGGAGCAGACACATGTGTTCAGGTCTCTTCAGAGATGTTTGATGGGGTTGTGGCTGGCGTCTCCAGGACATTCACAGAACTGTCTATCAGTCACTCTTCCTGTGTTTAGGGTCATTGTCCTTCAAACCTGAGGTCCCTCACTCCCACTTTACTTTTGATGAGCAGAGCAGAGTTTCtttcaaacatgatgcttagaatTGAGCTTGATCAGACCAGAGAGTCTTGTTTCTACCAGTCTTAGGGTCTTTTAGGTTCTGTCTTGtgatgttcaggtgtgttttcatgtgtcttCACTAAGGAGGTGAATGTTTCTGGCCATCAGCCTCTTGGTCACCAATCTAGACAAATCCCTTCTccatcagttgctcagtttgGCCAGGAAACCAGCTCCAGGAAGAGTCTGGGGTTTTGTTTCTCAAAAGTATCGTTAGATAACTATGGCTTCAAGCTCTATTGAACTCTATTGGTAAAGATGGAACTTATGACCATAGTTCTTCCAGTTGTTCCTTAAGAGTAGCAGAGACTACATGCTTCAGTGAACCTTTAATGCACCTCTCCCCAGGTCTGTGCCTCAATACAATCCTTTCTCAGAGGTCTCCAGACAGTTCTTTGGACTCCATGTCTTGGTTTGTGCTCTGACATGCACTGGGATCTTAGAGACAGGTCTTTCCCAATCAACTGAACTTCCACAGGTGTAGAAACAGCTCGAGCATGATCAGTGGAAACAAGATGCACCTGAGCTCAATTTTGAGTAGTAGCAGATCCCAGCTGTTTGCTAGTGTATCAGCAGACAGCTAAATGGACTGACGTTTGATCTAGAAACAGACGCTCTAGTCTAtagtcacctttatttttatggcttgcaatataacaaagatggtttgaaagcagcttcacaaacagataatcataaaataaatggcaCGCCCTGATtctgctgtaaagcagctctaaaagCACAATAGAGTTATTACTCAGCTCCAGTCAGATCAATAACTGTATAAAGTTTATTATGAAACAAGTTGAGTTCAGCCATGAGCAGCTCTGTGGAAGACAGTAGTTATCATTCAGTTCAACAGTTCAATGTTGTTTCAAGTCAGTACTAACTTTGACAAAATTCATGAATttcaaagacacacacacagacacacagagagagagagactcacagacacacacacacacagagacacacacacacacacacacacagagacacacacacacacacagagactcacacacacacacacacagagagactcacacacacacacacacacagactcacacacacacacacacactcacagagagacacacacacacacacacacacacacacacactcacacacacacacacacacacacactcacagagagactcacacacacacacacacacacacaccctggaCAGCCTCTAATCTCAACATCAACACAAAAGCTGTttatctgtgagtgtgtgtgactctaACCTCTGAAAGGAACACAAGCTGCATTTCTTGCAGGTTTTGCTGAACTgtatttacttcatttaaaatgcacatagaGTTGTGTTCATAAGTTTACATTAATCTCACTAAATCTGCTAAATTGCACATTTCTGTTTACTTAACCGTTTCACTGAGTTTACACACATTTGATTCTGAATGGTCAAGTTTGCTTCAAAGTAGCTTTTAAATACTAAACAAGAGAAAAGCATCTGTGATGTAAACTTTGTCAATCAGAAATCAGTCACTTCAGTTCAGATGACACATTCAGTTTCAGAATATAGTAGCTTTATGAATTCAGTTACTCATGACCTCATTCAGTAGTTTTCAGTAGTGTTCTGAACATGACAGCCCAGCAGACAGTATTTGGTTATATTTTGGTTGTGACGTCGGGGAACGAATCCAACATAACTTCTACGTCTAATGTCAATGTTAAACGTCAGCTGACGCTGATAGTCGTTGTCTTTAGGTTGTGTACCCAAAACGTTAAGTCAACGTTCACTTGACGTCATCCCAGTTTTCACTTTCAGCCGTAAAGCAGGGTCTGTGTGACGTCACGTCCGACATCAATCTGACGTTATAGAGACGTCTTGTTCCTGCTGGGAGccaacagaagaaaaatacaCTCCACCAGGAGACAGAAACGGAAAGAAAAACCCTTGTGAGAAATGAGGCTCAGAAGATTTCTAGGAAAGTGAATAATATCTTATGCAgctttatgaaatatatatgtgtgtgtgctcacattcaattttatttatcgGCCGTAATATATATACCAATAATATTATAACCAAAGGACATTTTCACACCGACGCCTTTCTTCTAAGTCACTGAAGAGTGTGTGCTGCTTTAGTGAACTGTTCATGACTCAGACTGAATTCATACTAATACACCGGACGATAAACCAACAAGTTTATTTTCTCCTTCAGACGCGTTGACTGGAGAAGACTAGATCCTCCTGAAGGGTTTATTTTgggcggtctctctctctctctctctctctctctgggcgCTGACTTATCTCACCAACAGGGGCTTCTGTGTTAACTGAGgctaaataaacac
The genomic region above belongs to Puntigrus tetrazona isolate hp1 chromosome 14, ASM1883169v1, whole genome shotgun sequence and contains:
- the LOC122358280 gene encoding uncharacterized protein LOC122358280, which gives rise to MENEPLLVTQESSSTSTESSSSTQKSTAPGVLKRRRPCCAALHSQYQGFLESLAGAESHPRGASGDPVLAEHDPWRLWSLSCSQA